Proteins encoded within one genomic window of Jiangella mangrovi:
- the purB gene encoding adenylosuccinate lyase codes for MPDKPSIPDVLAARYASPELTRLWSQQNKIVLERRLWLAVLQAQRDLGVDVPDGVVEAYQAVLEDVDLDSIAARERVTRHDVKARIEEFNALAGHEHVHKGMTSRDLTENVEQLQIRLSLEHVRDRMVAVLVRLAARAAEHADTVMAGRSHNVPAQATTLGKRFASAADELVVAFERVSDLLARYPLRGIKGPVGTAQDMLDLLGGDDARLAELERRIAGHLGFERVFTSVGQVYPRSLDHDVVSALVQVAAGPSSLATTIRLMAGQELVTEGFKAGQVGSSAMPHKMNTRSCERVNGLAVVLRGYASMAAELAGAQWNEGDVFCSVVRRVALPDAFFALDGLFETFLTVLDEFGAYPAVISRELDRYLPFLATTSVLMAAVKAGVGRETAHEAIKEHAVAVALSMREQGAERNDLFERLAGDERLGLDQAHLDSLVRAPLEFTGAARAQVGAVVARVDEIAAAHPVAAAYTPSPIL; via the coding sequence GTGCCTGACAAGCCCTCGATTCCCGACGTCCTCGCCGCCCGCTACGCCTCGCCGGAGCTCACCCGGCTCTGGTCGCAGCAGAACAAGATCGTCCTCGAACGGCGGCTCTGGCTGGCCGTGCTGCAGGCCCAGCGCGATCTCGGCGTCGACGTGCCTGACGGCGTCGTCGAGGCCTACCAGGCCGTCCTCGAGGACGTCGACCTCGACTCCATCGCCGCCCGCGAGCGGGTGACCCGCCACGACGTCAAGGCGCGCATCGAGGAGTTCAACGCGCTCGCCGGCCACGAGCACGTCCACAAGGGCATGACCAGCCGCGACCTCACCGAGAACGTCGAGCAGCTGCAGATCCGCCTCTCGCTCGAGCACGTCCGCGACCGCATGGTGGCCGTCCTCGTCCGGCTGGCCGCCCGCGCGGCGGAGCACGCCGACACCGTCATGGCCGGGCGCAGCCACAACGTGCCGGCGCAGGCCACGACGCTCGGCAAGCGGTTCGCGTCGGCCGCCGACGAGCTGGTGGTGGCGTTCGAGCGGGTGTCGGACCTGCTGGCCCGGTACCCGCTGCGCGGCATCAAGGGCCCGGTCGGCACCGCGCAGGACATGCTCGACCTCCTCGGCGGCGACGACGCCCGGCTGGCCGAGCTGGAGCGGCGCATCGCCGGGCATCTCGGCTTCGAGCGGGTGTTCACCAGCGTCGGCCAGGTCTACCCGCGGTCGTTGGACCACGACGTCGTGTCGGCGCTGGTCCAGGTCGCCGCCGGGCCGTCGTCGCTGGCCACCACCATCCGGCTCATGGCGGGGCAGGAGCTGGTCACCGAGGGGTTCAAGGCCGGCCAGGTCGGCTCGAGCGCCATGCCGCACAAGATGAACACCCGGTCCTGCGAGCGGGTCAACGGCCTCGCCGTCGTCCTGCGCGGCTACGCCTCCATGGCGGCCGAGCTGGCCGGCGCCCAGTGGAACGAGGGCGACGTGTTCTGCTCGGTCGTGCGCCGGGTCGCGCTGCCGGACGCCTTCTTCGCGCTGGACGGCCTGTTCGAGACCTTCCTCACCGTGCTCGACGAGTTCGGGGCCTACCCGGCGGTCATCTCCCGTGAGCTGGACCGGTACCTGCCCTTCCTCGCCACGACGTCGGTGCTCATGGCCGCGGTCAAGGCCGGGGTCGGGCGCGAGACGGCGCACGAGGCCATCAAGGAGCACGCCGTCGCCGTCGCACTGTCCATGCGCGAGCAGGGCGCGGAGCGCAACGACCTGTTCGAGCGGCTGGCCGGCGACGAGCGGCTGGGGCTCGACCAGGCGCACCTGGACTCGCTGGTCCGGGCACCGCTGGAGTTCACCGGCGCCGCGCGGGCCCAGGTCGGCGCCGTCGTCGCCCGGGTCGACGAGATCGCCGCCGCCCACCCGGTGGCCGCGGCCTACACCCCGTCGCCGATTCTCTGA
- a CDS encoding carboxypeptidase regulatory-like domain-containing protein translates to MSAVLATTPAQAGFGRPAQPASKIEPGMFDPDAVKDSADFWVRFASSARTTSATDIADWAERGQFVVDQLKATADQSQATVRKLLDERGIGYEAHWITNAILVEDGSRALAEELAALDAVEQIRAPRTYELPEPVDAKPSSGMSTNAVEWGISNINADDVWSQFGVRGEGIVVANIDSGVDYDHPALVEQYRGNTGTGFDHDYNWFDATGSSDTPFDGAGSSHGTHTMGTMVGDDGAGNQIGVAPGASWIAANGCNTCSDADLIASGEWMLAPTDLNGDNPDVTKRPHIVNNSWGSIFPSNDPFMEDILIEWANAGIFGVWSNGNSGDACETSGSPGSRTVNFSVGAYDQNNNIADFSGRGPGQDGEIKPSIAAPGVNVRSSINNGAYGSLSGTSMAAPHTAGAIALLWSAAPTLVGDIAGTRALLEETAIDVEDLQCGGTADDNNVWGEGRLDALALLEAAPTGETGTLSGTVTAAGAPVEGATVTVAGPIERETTTGADGTYSLVLSAGDYDVAVSAFGYATATATATVTAETTTTLDVALEAADSHPVTGTVTDAQSGDPVAGATVTIEGAPVEPATTGADGTYTFAAVPAGTYELTADGGRCSDPLTQSLTVSGPSTLDFALPARSDGYGYFCTTGPSGYAEGTTQVALTGDESTASVALPFDFPFYGESYDTAYLSSNGHVNFLAPITNYTNTAIPGAAAPNATIAPLWDDLHIQADGGVYTGTVDGGFVIEYRNVAFYNVANLRVDFSVTLHEDGTITVGYRNLDPAQARELGNSATVGIENATGTDGLQYSFNEAALADGTGITFSLPPNGIVQGTVTDANDDLPVEGATVAAVAADGTVVRSVSTGADGAYRMQLFFGAYSIQASRDGYTTGSDDVVINQDGEVNTIDFALPTGIAVVESDDLSWTITEGQTRSGEVTITNAGSADLAWEATEVNRGSGRQTAMTPALMGSSKVDANAMTALGTYSEEQLAELASRDMAPNAPGDVLAQWDTAGLSVAWGVGYDGDVWVSDPDAITNHQFSTSGEPGEVFSGNWGGVWNGDMALDASSGAMCQVNVGGDNAIHCFDTADGSEQYVISGSPWNGISQRGLAYNPVDDVFYIGGWNEGIIYTVAGQSHDDPGATLAQCSTEDASIAGLAYNPTANVLWMVNSSLTTFIYQIDPSTCDTISTIEFPEQGNGPGAGLEMNDTGELWATSQLTNTAYLVDTGVPNASDVPWLSEDPSSGTLAPGESVTVTVTADSTGLEPGLYEATLTIATNAGRVPDHQIPVSLLVPAYQVGVNAGGAAYTDRDQDVWMADKQYSAGSWGWVGQRVETSSTNRAIGGTEDDPLFKDRRSGIFSYRFDNVPAGTYEVELGFAEFQANMLPGRRVFDVSVNGDYVLVNHDVAAEVRGLWADQHTIVVEHDGGAMNIQFHDRFGYQLPIVNALRVTDRPDL, encoded by the coding sequence GTGTCGGCCGTTCTGGCCACCACTCCGGCGCAGGCCGGATTCGGCCGGCCGGCCCAGCCGGCCTCGAAGATCGAGCCCGGCATGTTCGACCCGGACGCCGTCAAGGACAGCGCCGACTTCTGGGTCCGGTTCGCCTCGTCCGCCCGGACCACCTCCGCGACGGACATCGCGGACTGGGCCGAACGTGGTCAGTTCGTGGTCGACCAGCTGAAGGCGACCGCCGACCAGTCGCAGGCCACCGTCCGCAAACTGCTGGACGAACGCGGCATCGGCTACGAGGCCCACTGGATCACCAACGCGATCCTCGTCGAGGACGGCTCCCGCGCCCTTGCCGAGGAGCTCGCCGCGCTCGACGCCGTCGAGCAGATCCGGGCGCCGCGCACCTACGAGCTGCCCGAGCCCGTCGACGCGAAGCCGTCCTCCGGCATGAGCACGAACGCGGTCGAGTGGGGGATCTCCAACATCAACGCCGACGACGTCTGGTCGCAGTTCGGCGTCCGCGGTGAGGGCATCGTCGTCGCGAACATCGACAGCGGCGTCGACTACGACCACCCCGCGCTGGTCGAGCAGTACCGCGGCAACACCGGGACCGGGTTCGATCACGATTACAACTGGTTCGACGCCACCGGCTCCAGCGACACCCCGTTCGACGGGGCCGGCAGCTCGCACGGCACCCACACGATGGGCACCATGGTGGGCGACGACGGCGCCGGCAACCAGATCGGCGTGGCGCCCGGCGCGTCGTGGATCGCGGCCAACGGCTGCAACACCTGCTCCGACGCCGACCTCATCGCGTCGGGCGAGTGGATGCTCGCGCCGACCGACCTCAACGGCGACAACCCGGACGTGACGAAGCGCCCGCACATCGTCAACAACTCGTGGGGGTCGATCTTCCCGTCGAACGACCCGTTCATGGAGGACATCCTCATCGAGTGGGCGAACGCCGGCATCTTCGGCGTGTGGTCCAACGGCAACAGCGGCGACGCCTGCGAGACCAGCGGCTCGCCCGGCAGCCGGACCGTCAACTTCTCCGTCGGCGCGTACGACCAGAACAACAACATCGCCGACTTCTCCGGCCGGGGCCCGGGCCAGGACGGCGAGATCAAGCCGAGCATCGCAGCGCCCGGCGTGAACGTCCGCTCGTCGATCAACAACGGCGCCTACGGCTCGCTCTCCGGCACCTCCATGGCGGCACCGCACACCGCGGGCGCCATCGCCCTGCTGTGGTCGGCCGCCCCGACGCTGGTCGGCGACATCGCCGGCACGCGTGCGCTGCTCGAGGAGACGGCCATCGACGTCGAGGACCTGCAGTGCGGCGGCACGGCCGACGACAACAACGTCTGGGGTGAGGGCCGGCTCGACGCGCTGGCGCTGCTCGAGGCGGCTCCGACCGGTGAGACCGGCACGCTGTCGGGCACCGTCACCGCGGCCGGCGCCCCGGTCGAGGGTGCCACCGTCACCGTCGCCGGCCCGATCGAGCGCGAGACCACCACCGGCGCGGACGGCACCTACTCGCTCGTCCTCTCCGCCGGCGACTACGACGTGGCGGTGTCCGCGTTCGGCTACGCGACGGCGACCGCCACGGCCACTGTCACCGCCGAGACCACCACCACGCTCGACGTCGCACTCGAGGCGGCCGACAGCCATCCCGTCACCGGCACCGTCACCGACGCGCAGTCCGGCGACCCCGTGGCCGGCGCCACCGTCACCATCGAGGGCGCGCCGGTCGAGCCCGCGACGACGGGCGCCGACGGCACCTACACGTTCGCCGCGGTTCCGGCCGGGACGTACGAGCTGACCGCCGACGGCGGCCGCTGCAGCGACCCGCTCACGCAGTCGCTGACGGTCAGCGGTCCGTCGACGCTGGACTTCGCGCTCCCGGCGCGCAGCGACGGCTACGGCTACTTCTGCACCACGGGCCCGTCGGGCTACGCCGAGGGCACCACCCAGGTGGCCCTGACCGGGGACGAGTCGACGGCGTCGGTCGCGCTGCCGTTCGACTTCCCGTTCTACGGCGAGAGCTACGACACCGCGTACCTGTCCTCGAACGGGCACGTGAACTTCCTCGCGCCGATCACCAACTACACCAACACCGCCATCCCCGGTGCCGCGGCGCCCAACGCCACCATCGCGCCGCTCTGGGACGACCTGCACATCCAGGCCGACGGCGGCGTCTACACCGGCACCGTCGACGGCGGGTTCGTCATCGAGTACCGCAACGTCGCGTTCTACAACGTGGCGAACCTCCGGGTCGACTTCAGCGTGACCCTGCACGAGGACGGCACCATCACCGTCGGCTACCGCAACCTCGACCCGGCCCAGGCGCGCGAGCTCGGCAACAGCGCCACCGTCGGCATCGAGAACGCCACCGGCACCGACGGCCTGCAGTACTCGTTCAACGAGGCCGCGCTGGCCGACGGCACCGGCATCACGTTCTCCCTGCCGCCGAACGGCATCGTCCAGGGCACCGTCACCGACGCCAACGACGACCTGCCGGTCGAGGGCGCGACGGTGGCCGCGGTGGCCGCCGACGGCACCGTCGTCCGCTCGGTCAGCACCGGCGCCGACGGCGCCTACCGCATGCAGCTGTTCTTCGGCGCCTACTCGATCCAGGCCAGCAGGGACGGCTACACGACCGGCAGCGACGACGTCGTCATCAACCAGGACGGCGAGGTCAACACGATCGACTTCGCGCTGCCCACCGGCATCGCCGTCGTCGAGTCCGACGACCTGTCCTGGACGATCACCGAGGGCCAGACCCGCTCCGGCGAGGTGACCATCACCAACGCCGGCTCGGCGGACCTGGCCTGGGAGGCGACCGAGGTCAACCGCGGCTCCGGCCGGCAGACGGCGATGACCCCGGCGCTCATGGGCAGCTCCAAGGTCGACGCGAATGCCATGACGGCGCTCGGCACCTACTCCGAGGAGCAGCTGGCCGAGCTGGCGTCGCGCGACATGGCGCCGAACGCGCCCGGCGACGTCCTGGCCCAGTGGGACACCGCCGGCCTGAGCGTCGCCTGGGGTGTCGGCTACGACGGCGACGTCTGGGTGTCCGACCCCGACGCCATCACCAACCACCAGTTCTCCACGTCCGGCGAGCCGGGCGAGGTGTTCTCGGGCAACTGGGGCGGCGTCTGGAACGGCGACATGGCACTGGACGCCAGCAGCGGCGCGATGTGCCAGGTCAACGTCGGCGGCGACAACGCGATCCACTGCTTCGACACCGCCGACGGGTCCGAGCAGTACGTGATCTCGGGCTCGCCGTGGAACGGCATCTCGCAGCGCGGCCTCGCCTACAACCCCGTCGACGACGTCTTCTACATCGGCGGCTGGAACGAGGGCATCATCTACACCGTCGCGGGCCAGTCCCACGACGACCCGGGTGCCACCCTCGCCCAGTGCTCGACGGAGGACGCCTCCATCGCCGGCCTCGCCTACAACCCGACGGCGAACGTGCTCTGGATGGTCAACAGCTCGCTGACCACGTTCATCTACCAGATCGACCCGTCGACCTGCGACACCATCTCGACGATCGAGTTCCCGGAGCAGGGCAACGGCCCGGGCGCCGGCCTGGAGATGAACGACACCGGCGAGCTCTGGGCGACCAGCCAGCTCACGAACACGGCGTACCTCGTCGACACCGGCGTCCCGAACGCCAGTGACGTGCCGTGGCTCTCGGAGGACCCGTCGTCCGGGACGCTCGCTCCGGGTGAGTCGGTGACGGTGACGGTCACGGCCGACAGCACCGGCCTCGAGCCGGGCCTCTACGAGGCGACGCTGACGATCGCGACCAACGCCGGACGGGTCCCGGACCACCAGATCCCGGTCTCGCTGCTCGTGCCCGCGTACCAGGTCGGCGTCAACGCCGGCGGGGCCGCGTACACCGACAGGGACCAGGACGTCTGGATGGCGGACAAGCAGTACTCCGCCGGGTCCTGGGGCTGGGTCGGCCAGCGCGTCGAGACCTCCTCGACCAACCGGGCGATCGGCGGCACCGAGGACGACCCGCTGTTCAAGGACCGGCGCTCCGGCATCTTCAGCTACCGGTTCGACAACGTGCCGGCCGGCACCTACGAGGTGGAGCTCGGGTTCGCGGAGTTCCAGGCCAACATGCTGCCCGGGCGGCGCGTATTCGACGTCAGCGTCAACGGGGACTATGTCCTGGTCAACCATGACGTCGCCGCCGAGGTCCGCGGGCTCTGGGCCGACCAGCACACCATCGTCGTCGAGCACGACGGCGGCGCGATGAACATCCAGTTCCACGACCGCTTCGGCTACCAGCTGCCGATCGTCAACGCCCTGCGCGTGACCGACCGGCCCGACCTGTAG
- a CDS encoding winged helix-turn-helix domain-containing protein, with amino-acid sequence MVSAAPYIETITPFVICVGTTLEDSTAIAQAIDRRAIVMVAPDPEAARRLLVGEATVPDSPAGVEDLDQRVIERGCLRVDLVSRQVTWGDVDIALSAREFDLLATLATEAGRVWTFEELMARIWKTRYLGDSDPVVSAVKRLRRRLALVVDELRVVSVRGVGFRLVVPD; translated from the coding sequence ATGGTGTCCGCAGCGCCATACATTGAAACGATCACGCCATTCGTCATCTGTGTCGGCACGACACTCGAGGACTCGACCGCGATCGCCCAGGCGATCGACCGGCGCGCCATCGTGATGGTGGCCCCCGACCCCGAGGCGGCCCGCCGGCTGCTGGTCGGCGAGGCCACCGTCCCGGACAGCCCGGCCGGCGTCGAGGACCTCGACCAGCGCGTCATCGAACGCGGGTGTCTGCGCGTCGACCTGGTGTCGCGTCAGGTCACCTGGGGCGACGTCGACATCGCGCTCAGCGCCCGCGAGTTCGACCTGCTGGCGACGCTGGCCACCGAGGCCGGCCGGGTGTGGACGTTCGAGGAGCTCATGGCCCGCATCTGGAAGACCCGCTACCTCGGCGACTCCGACCCCGTCGTGTCGGCGGTGAAGCGGCTGCGCCGGCGGCTGGCGCTCGTGGTCGACGAGCTGCGGGTGGTCTCGGTGCGCGGCGTGGGCTTCCGGCTGGTCGTCCCGGACTGA
- the purS gene encoding phosphoribosylformylglycinamidine synthase subunit PurS gives MARVVVDVMLKPEILDPQGKAVQGAFGRLGFDGVASVRQGKRFEIELDGEATPEAVAEIERAAATLLANPVIEDFTVHVEAGV, from the coding sequence GTGGCCCGCGTCGTTGTCGACGTCATGCTCAAACCCGAGATTCTCGACCCGCAGGGCAAAGCCGTGCAGGGGGCGTTCGGCCGCCTGGGCTTCGACGGCGTCGCCTCGGTCCGGCAAGGCAAGCGGTTCGAGATCGAGCTCGACGGCGAGGCCACGCCCGAGGCGGTGGCCGAGATCGAGCGCGCCGCCGCCACGCTGCTGGCCAACCCGGTCATCGAGGACTTCACCGTCCACGTGGAGGCCGGCGTCTGA
- the purQ gene encoding phosphoribosylformylglycinamidine synthase subunit PurQ, translating into MRIGVVTFPGSLDDRDAARAVRVAGGEAVSLWHGDADLHGVDAVVLPGGFSYGDYLRCGAIARFAPVMERVVDAARGGLPVLGICNGFQILCESHLLPGALIRNDHRKFVCRDQPLRVESVSTAWTSGYEAGQQVVIPLKNGEGGYVADERTLDELEGEGRVVVRYLGDNPNGSYRDIAGVTNARGNVVGLMPHPEHAVESLTGPGTDGLGFFTSVLEGLVRS; encoded by the coding sequence ATGCGCATCGGCGTCGTCACGTTCCCCGGCTCCCTCGACGACCGCGACGCCGCCCGCGCCGTGCGGGTCGCCGGCGGCGAGGCGGTCTCGCTCTGGCACGGTGACGCCGACCTGCACGGGGTCGATGCCGTGGTGCTGCCGGGCGGCTTCTCCTACGGCGACTACCTGCGCTGCGGCGCCATCGCCCGGTTCGCCCCCGTCATGGAGCGCGTCGTCGACGCCGCCCGCGGCGGGCTGCCGGTGCTGGGCATCTGCAACGGCTTCCAGATCCTCTGCGAGTCGCACCTGCTGCCGGGCGCGCTGATCCGCAACGACCACCGCAAGTTCGTCTGCCGCGACCAGCCGCTGCGGGTCGAGTCGGTGTCGACGGCGTGGACGTCCGGCTACGAGGCGGGGCAGCAGGTCGTCATCCCGCTGAAGAACGGCGAGGGCGGCTACGTGGCCGACGAGCGCACTCTCGACGAGCTCGAGGGCGAGGGCCGGGTCGTCGTTCGCTACCTCGGCGACAACCCCAACGGGTCCTACCGCGACATCGCCGGCGTCACCAACGCCCGCGGCAACGTCGTCGGGCTCATGCCGCACCCCGAGCACGCGGTCGAGTCGCTGACCGGGCCCGGCACCGACGGCCTCGGCTTCTTCACGTCCGTCCTGGAAGGACTGGTCCGTTCGTGA
- the purL gene encoding phosphoribosylformylglycinamidine synthase subunit PurL → MIDTVELAAKTPDQPQPWDELGLKADEYQRIRDILARRPTNAELAMYSVMWSEHCSYKSSKVHLRQFGEKAPQSDALLVGMGQNAGVVDIGHGYAVTFKIESHNHPSYVEPYQGAATGVGGIVRDILAMGARPVAVMDSLRFGPLDADDTHRVLPGVVAGVGGYGNCLGLPNIGGEVVFDPSYAANPLVNALCVGVMKHEDIHLANATGVGNKVVLFGARTGGDGIGGASILASESFDDSKPSKRPAVQVGDPFMEKVLIECCLELFEARVVEAIQDLGAAGISCATSELASNGDGGMYVQLEKVLLRDPSLTPGEIMMSESQERMMGVVTPENLDAFLAITAKWDVETAVIGEVTGTGRLIIDWHGETIVDVDPRTVAHDGPVYERPFARPDWQDSLQADRPDELPRPSTGDELRGTLLRLLASPNLASKAWITDQYDRYVLGNTVLAQPEDAGVLRIDEATGLGVAIATDGNGRYAKLDPYTGAQLALAEAYRNVATTGATPIAVTDGLNFGSPEDPAVMWQFAEAIRGLADGCQALGTPVTGGNVSLYNQTGDTAILPTAIVGVLGVLDDVARRTPQGFRESGQVIYLLGETRDEFGGSEWAWAEHQHLGGLPPSVDLAAERELAEILVNASRDGLIDAAHDLSDGGLAVALVESVLRHGVGARVWVPDGIDPFVFLFSESQARAIVAVPRSEEVRFTDMCSARRYPHQRIGVVDDGGELDLQGLFTVPVGELRTAHESTLSSTFEA, encoded by the coding sequence GTGATCGACACCGTCGAGCTGGCGGCCAAGACGCCCGACCAGCCGCAGCCCTGGGACGAGCTCGGCCTCAAGGCCGACGAGTACCAGCGCATCCGCGACATCCTCGCCCGCCGGCCCACCAACGCCGAGCTGGCCATGTACAGCGTCATGTGGTCCGAGCACTGCTCGTACAAGTCGTCCAAGGTGCACCTGCGCCAGTTCGGCGAGAAGGCGCCGCAGTCCGACGCGCTGCTCGTCGGCATGGGGCAGAACGCCGGCGTCGTCGACATCGGCCACGGCTACGCGGTCACGTTCAAGATCGAGTCGCACAACCACCCGTCCTATGTCGAGCCGTACCAGGGCGCGGCCACGGGCGTCGGCGGCATCGTCCGCGACATCCTCGCCATGGGCGCCCGGCCGGTCGCCGTCATGGACTCCCTGCGCTTCGGCCCGCTCGACGCCGACGACACGCACCGGGTGCTGCCCGGCGTGGTGGCCGGCGTCGGCGGCTACGGCAACTGCCTGGGCCTGCCCAACATCGGCGGCGAGGTGGTCTTCGACCCGTCGTACGCCGCGAACCCACTGGTCAACGCCCTGTGCGTCGGCGTCATGAAGCACGAGGACATCCACCTGGCCAACGCCACCGGCGTCGGCAACAAGGTGGTGCTGTTCGGGGCGCGCACCGGCGGCGACGGCATCGGCGGCGCGTCCATCCTGGCCTCGGAGTCCTTCGACGACAGCAAGCCGTCGAAGCGCCCGGCGGTGCAGGTCGGCGACCCGTTCATGGAGAAGGTGCTCATCGAGTGCTGCCTCGAGCTGTTCGAGGCGCGCGTCGTCGAGGCCATCCAGGACCTCGGCGCGGCCGGCATCTCCTGCGCGACGTCCGAGCTGGCCAGCAACGGTGACGGCGGCATGTACGTCCAGCTCGAGAAGGTGCTGCTGCGCGACCCCAGCCTGACGCCCGGCGAGATCATGATGTCGGAGTCGCAGGAGCGCATGATGGGCGTCGTCACGCCCGAGAACCTCGACGCGTTCCTCGCCATCACCGCCAAGTGGGACGTCGAGACCGCCGTCATCGGCGAGGTCACCGGCACCGGCCGGCTGATCATCGACTGGCACGGCGAGACCATCGTCGACGTCGACCCGCGCACCGTGGCGCACGACGGCCCGGTCTACGAGCGGCCGTTCGCGCGTCCGGACTGGCAGGACTCGCTGCAGGCGGACCGGCCGGACGAGCTGCCCCGACCGAGCACCGGTGACGAGCTGCGCGGCACCCTGCTGCGGCTGCTGGCGTCGCCGAACCTCGCCTCGAAGGCCTGGATCACCGACCAGTACGACCGCTACGTGCTCGGCAACACCGTGCTCGCGCAGCCCGAGGACGCCGGCGTGCTGCGCATCGACGAGGCGACCGGGCTGGGCGTGGCCATCGCCACCGACGGCAACGGCCGCTACGCCAAGCTCGACCCGTACACCGGGGCGCAGCTGGCGCTGGCCGAGGCCTACCGCAACGTCGCCACCACGGGCGCCACGCCCATCGCCGTCACCGACGGCCTCAACTTCGGCTCGCCCGAGGACCCCGCCGTCATGTGGCAGTTCGCTGAGGCGATCCGCGGCCTGGCCGACGGCTGCCAGGCGCTCGGCACCCCTGTCACCGGCGGCAACGTGTCGCTGTACAACCAGACCGGCGACACCGCGATCCTGCCGACGGCCATCGTGGGCGTGCTCGGCGTGCTCGACGACGTCGCCCGGCGCACGCCGCAGGGCTTCCGCGAGTCCGGTCAGGTCATCTACCTGCTCGGCGAGACCCGCGACGAGTTCGGCGGCTCCGAGTGGGCCTGGGCCGAGCACCAGCACCTGGGCGGGCTGCCGCCGTCGGTCGACCTCGCCGCCGAGCGCGAGCTGGCCGAGATCCTGGTCAACGCCTCACGCGACGGGCTGATCGACGCCGCGCACGACCTCTCCGACGGCGGGCTGGCCGTGGCGCTGGTCGAGTCGGTGCTGCGCCACGGCGTGGGCGCGCGGGTGTGGGTGCCCGACGGCATCGACCCGTTCGTGTTCCTGTTCTCGGAGTCGCAGGCCCGCGCCATCGTGGCGGTGCCGCGGTCCGAGGAGGTGCGCTTCACCGACATGTGCTCGGCGCGGCGGTACCCGCACCAGCGCATCGGCGTGGTCGACGACGGCGGCGAGCTCGACCTGCAGGGACTGTTCACGGTGCCGGTCGGCGAGCTGCGCACGGCTCACGAGTCGACACTGTCCTCCACCTTCGAGGCCTGA
- a CDS encoding MFS transporter yields the protein MTTTEAPAKAGLGRNYWKLWSASVVSNFGDGLSAVAIPWLATAVTRDPLQIALVTLVTRLPWLLFSLPAGVITDRLDRRKLVAAMDVLRFVVMGAFAVAVLAWQSDLATPDEIAGGTADLPANGTVLLVLLYLMAFLLGTAEVLRDNTAQTLLPSIVEKDRLEKANGRMWGAEVVVNNFVGPPLAGLLLGLAFALPFFVNAGTFAIAAGLVFMLAGQFAPKGKVTSGRINWRTEIGEGLRWLWNHHLLRSLAFLLGAANGLSAAAMAIYVLVAQEILDLNATEFGILMSGTAVGAVLGSLVAHRVSARIGPGTSLFVSLIALGGSLGAIGLVSSPFVVYAVFVVEGFFIVLWNVITVSMRQSIIPDHLLGRVNSVYRFFGWGAISLGTLLGGVLVTVGDTWLGREWALRLPFLVAAAAHVVMVLYALPRLTNARIAAAKAAADDAQASKVEDSVDS from the coding sequence ATGACGACCACCGAAGCACCCGCGAAGGCCGGGCTGGGCCGCAACTACTGGAAGCTGTGGAGCGCGTCGGTCGTCTCGAACTTCGGTGACGGCCTCTCGGCGGTCGCCATCCCGTGGCTGGCCACGGCCGTCACCCGCGACCCGTTGCAGATCGCGCTGGTCACGCTGGTCACCCGGCTGCCGTGGCTGCTGTTCTCGCTGCCGGCCGGCGTCATCACCGATCGCCTCGACCGCCGCAAACTGGTCGCCGCCATGGACGTCCTGCGGTTCGTGGTCATGGGCGCCTTCGCCGTCGCGGTACTGGCCTGGCAGTCCGATCTGGCGACCCCGGACGAGATCGCCGGCGGCACCGCGGACCTGCCCGCGAACGGCACCGTCCTGCTGGTCCTGCTGTACCTGATGGCGTTCCTCCTCGGCACCGCCGAGGTGCTGCGCGACAACACCGCGCAGACACTGCTGCCGTCGATCGTCGAGAAGGACCGGCTCGAGAAGGCCAACGGGCGCATGTGGGGCGCCGAGGTCGTCGTCAACAACTTCGTCGGGCCGCCGCTGGCCGGCCTGCTGCTCGGCCTGGCGTTCGCGCTGCCGTTCTTTGTCAACGCCGGCACCTTCGCCATCGCGGCCGGGCTGGTGTTCATGCTGGCCGGGCAGTTCGCCCCGAAGGGCAAGGTCACCAGTGGCCGGATCAACTGGCGGACTGAGATCGGCGAGGGCCTGCGCTGGCTGTGGAACCACCACCTGCTGCGCTCGCTGGCCTTCCTGCTCGGTGCCGCGAACGGCCTGAGCGCCGCGGCCATGGCCATCTACGTGCTGGTCGCGCAGGAGATCCTCGACCTGAACGCGACGGAGTTCGGCATCCTGATGTCCGGGACGGCGGTCGGCGCGGTGCTCGGGTCACTGGTCGCCCACCGCGTCAGCGCCCGCATCGGCCCCGGCACGTCACTGTTCGTGTCGCTGATCGCGCTCGGCGGCAGCCTGGGCGCCATCGGGCTGGTGTCGTCGCCGTTCGTGGTCTATGCGGTGTTCGTCGTCGAGGGCTTCTTCATCGTGCTGTGGAACGTCATCACGGTATCGATGCGGCAGAGCATCATCCCCGACCACCTGCTCGGCCGGGTCAACTCCGTCTACCGGTTCTTCGGCTGGGGCGCCATCTCGCTCGGCACCCTGCTCGGCGGCGTGCTGGTGACCGTCGGCGACACCTGGCTCGGCCGCGAGTGGGCGCTACGACTGCCGTTCCTGGTCGCAGCGGCGGCGCACGTGGTGATGGTGCTCTACGCGCTGCCGCGGCTCACCAACGCCCGCATCGCGGCGGCCAAGGCCGCGGCGGACGACGCTCAGGCCTCGAAGGTGGAGGACAGTGTCGACTCGTGA